A window from Zingiber officinale cultivar Zhangliang chromosome 7A, Zo_v1.1, whole genome shotgun sequence encodes these proteins:
- the LOC122002395 gene encoding G-type lectin S-receptor-like serine/threonine-protein kinase SD2-5 translates to MAMTPVNHRRRLVLFLLFTVSPLLLAQMQVDFPSANLSTLWVNDPSLHNDSFEDGSLVRSILLRSFPNDGGPTYACGFYCNNPCNVFLFAIFAVFTDSVGYIMGFTTSPPRVVWSANRATPVEDNSTLHLTDLGDLVLAHANGTVVWSTGTASRSVAGMNISLSGNLVLFDQSGAPVWQSFEHPTDTLVRGQTLKEGQKLDANVSVTNWTNGPVYLTVLSDGLYAFTASTPPQCYYQKTPDDNKHINGSLDLFALFALPASSSVQFMRFESDGHLRVYELNLEWNVTADVLGLDVCAYPMVCGEYGICSNGQCSCPVRESGSSSYFKPIDDRRINLGCSLVTPLSCESLQDHHLLTVDNVSYFSFTDSGAAAFKNIDEASCKQACLKNCSCKAALFQYAENVSDGNCFLPTQLFSLQNNQPSLTHFNSSAYIKVETASTASNNSIVPSPPSENKGSTRVPFIIGIIVAAIVVFVLAIGGLLSVYVRRRKTTEVEEDDFPIVPGMPTRFSFQHLKEATNDFSKKLGQGGFGSVFEGSIGDQKVAVKRLDGVGQGKREFLAEVETIGSIHHINLVKLIGFCADKSNRLLVYEYMSNGSLDNWIFSKDQNHTLDWQTICKIITDIAKGLSYIHEECRQRIAHLDIKPQNILLDVKFNAKVSDFGLAKLIDRDQEQVMTRMRGTRGYLAPEWLTSVITEKVDVYSFGVVVVEIVCGRKNLDYSQPEESIHLISLLQETIKMNKLEEIVSHDNDMKLHLEEAIKMIKLAVWCLQIDCSKRPSMSTVVKVLQGAATIETDLDYDIVTTAHLMRKQRDNYLLDASSTPSASLLSGPR, encoded by the coding sequence ATGGCCATGACTCCGGTCAACCACCGTCGCCGCCtcgtcctcttcctcctcttcaccGTTTCCCCTCTCCTCCTAGCCCAGATGCAGGTAGATTTCCCATCCGCCAACCTCTCCACTCTTTGGGTCAACGACCCCTCCCTGCACAACGACAGCTTCGAGGACGGATCCCTAGTGCGGTCCATCCTCCTCCGGAGCTTCCCCAACGACGGAGGCCCCACCTACGCCTGCGGATTCTACTGCAACAACCCATGCAACGTCTTCCTCTTCGCCATCTTCGCCGTCTTCACCGACAGCGTCGGCTACATCATGGGCTTCACGACCTCCCCTCCTCGGGTGGTCTGGTCAGCCAACCGAGCCACCCCCGTGGAGGACAATTCCACCCTCCACCTCACCGACCTCGGCGACCTCGTCCTCGCCCACGCCAACGGCACCGTCGTCTGGTCCACCGGCACCGCCTCCAGATCCGTCGCGGGTATGAACATCTCCCTATCTGGAAATCTAGTTCTGTTCGATCAGAGCGGCGCACCTGTGTGGCAATCTTTCGAACACCCAACGGACACCTTGGTTCGAGGGCAGACGCTCAAGGAAGGGCAGAAACTCGATGCCAACGTCTCCGTCACCAATTGGACCAATGGTCCGGTATACCTAACTGTCCTTTCCGATGGATTATATGCATTCACCGCTTCTACTCCTCCTCAATGCTACTACCAGAAAACGCCTGATGACAATAAGCACATCAATGGTAGCCTCGATCTGTTCGCACTGTTCGCACTGCCAGCCTCATCCTCCGTCCAATTTATGAGATTTGAGTCTGATGGTCATCTCAGAGTTTATGAGTTGAACCTAGAATGGAACGTGACTGCTGATGTTTTGGGGTTGGATGTTTGTGCCTACCCGATGGTTTGTGGAGAATATGGTATTTGCTCCAATGGGCAGTGCAGCTGCCCTGTTCGAGAAAGTGGTAGTTCAAGCTACTTCAAGCCGATTGATGACCGGAGAATTAATCTCGGTTGCTCCCTTGTGACTCCTCTTTCCTGTGAATCCTTGCAAGATCACCATCTGTTAACTGTTGATAATGTTTCTTACTTCAGTTTCACAGACTCAGGAGCTGCAGCATTTAAGAATATAGATGAGGCGAGCTGCAAGCAGGCTTGTTTGAAGAATTGTTCATGCAAAGCAGCACTTTTTCAGTATGCGGAGAATGTTTCAGATGGAAATTGTTTCCTGCCAACACAACTCTTTTCGTTGCAGAATAACCAGCCTTCTTTGACTCATTTTAATTCATCAGCATACATCAAGGTTGAGACTGCATCGACTGCATCTAATAATTCAATTGTTCCAAGTCCACCATCAGAAAACAAGGGGAGTACTCGTGTCCCATTTATAATAGGCATCATTGTGGCTGCAATAGTCGTTTTTGTTTTAGCTATAGGTGGCCTTCTTTCGGTGTATGTTCGAAGGAGAAAGACTACGGAAGTCGAAGAGGATGATTTCCCAATAGTACCAGGAATGCCAACAAGGTTCTCATTTCAACATCTCAAAGAAGCTACAAATGACTTCTCCAAAAAACTTGGCCAAGGAGGGTTTGGTTCTGTGTTTGAGGGAAGCATAGGTGACCAAAAAGTGGCAGTGAAGCGCTTGGATGGAGTAGGCCAAGGGAAGAGAGAATTCTTAGCAGAAGTTGAGACGATCGGTAGCATTCATCACATCAATCTGGTAAAGTTAATTGGATTCTGCGCTGATAAGTCGAACAGGCTCCTAGTTTACGAGTACATGTCCAACGGATCACTTGATAACTGGATATTCAGCAAGGACCAAAATCACACTCTTGATTGGCAAACTATATGCAAGATTATCACTGACATAGCCAAGGGTTTGTCTTATATTCATGAAGAATGTAGACAACGCATAGCTCATTTGGATATCAAGCCTCAAAACATCCTCTTGGACGTCAAGTTTAATGCTAAGGTTTCTGATTTTGGATTAGCTAAGCTGATCGACAGAGATCAAGAGCAAGTAATGACTAGAATGAGAGGCACCCGCGGATATTTAGCCCCTGAGTGGTTGACATCAGTAATAACTGAGAAAGTCGATGTGTATAGCTTTGGTGTTGTGGTTGTCGAAATTGTCTGTGGAAGAAAAAATTTAGACTACTCTCAGCCTGAAGAGAGCATTCACCTAATTAGTTTACTACAAGAAACAATCAAAATGAACAAGCTGGAAGAGATAGTTAGTCATGACAACGATATGAAGCTTCACCTTGAAGAAGCCATTAAGATGATCAAATTAGCGGTATGGTGTTTACAGATTGACTGTAGTAAAAGGCCTTCCATGTCTACTGTTGTGAAGGTTTTGCAAGGTGCAGCAACCATAGAAACTGATTTGGATTATGACATTGTTACGACAGCTCATCTAATGAGAAAACAGCGAGATAATTACCTTTTGGATGCTTCATCAACTCCATCAGCATCTCTTTTATCAGGTCCTCGATAA
- the LOC122002394 gene encoding G-type lectin S-receptor-like serine/threonine-protein kinase SD2-5, whose amino-acid sequence MTPVNHRRRLILFLVFTVSPLLLAQEQLDYPSANLSARWVNNPSQIQHNVSFEDGSQVRSILLRRSPLFYGPTYACGFYCNAACDAFLFAIFAVYANSGGLITNPTTAPPQVVWSANRAAPVGADATLHLTDLGDLVLAHANGTVVWSTGTASKSVAGMNISQSGNLVLFDQSGAPVWQSFEHPTDTLVLGQTLQEGQNLDANVSITNWSKGPVYLTVLSDGLYAFTASTPPQNYYQYTLNGNKSAKTPSYVKYTNGSLDLFTLFATPGTPDIRISLPPASSSVQFMRFESDGHLRIFEWNQGWQVTADVLGLDVCAYPMVCGQYGICFNGQCSCPAGGSASSSYFKPVDGRRISLGCSLVTPLSCQSLQDHHLLAVDDVSYFTFRYSGAAAFENIDEASCKQACLKNCSCKAALFQYGGDVSNGDCFLPTQLFSLQNNQPSLTHFNSSAYIKVEAASNASNNSIVPNSLSQNKGSSRVGLIIGIIVGIVAFVLGGLRLMYVRRRRRTTEVEEDDFPIVPGMPTRFSFHHLKEATNNFSKKLGQGGFGSVFEGNIGDQKVAVKRLDGVGQGKREFLAEVVTIGSIHHINLVKLIGFCADKSNRLLVYEYMSNGSLDKWIFSKDQNHTLDWQTICKIITDIAKGLSYIHEECRQRIAHLDIKPQNILLDDKFNAKVSDFGLAKLIDRDQEQVMTRMRGTRGYLAPEWLTSVITEKVDVYSFGVVVVEIVCGRKNLDYSQPEESIHLISLLQETIKMNKLEEIVSHDNDMKLHLEEAIKMIKLAVWCLQVDSSKRPSMSTVVKVLQGAATIETDLDYDIVTTAHLMRKQRDNYLLDTSSTPSASLLSGPR is encoded by the coding sequence ATGACTCCGGTCAACCACCGTCGCCGCCTCATCCTCTTCCTCGTCTTCACCGTTTCCCCTCTCCTCCTTGCCCAGGAACAGCTGGATTACCCATCCGCCAACCTCTCCGCGCGTTGGGTCAACAACCCCTCCCAGATCCAGCACAACGTCAGCTTCGAGGACGGCTCCCAAGTGCGGTCCATCCTCCTCCGGCGCAGCCCCCTCTTCTACGGCCCCACCTACGCCTGCGGCTTCTACTGCAACGCCGCATGCGACGCCTTCCTCTTCGCCATCTTCGCCGTCTACGCCAATAGCGGCGGCCTCATCACCAACCCCACGACGGCCCCTCCTCAGGTCGTCTGGTCAGCCAACCGAGCCGCCCCCGTGGGGGCCGATGCCACCCTCCACCTCACCGACCTCGGCGACCTCGTCCTCGCCCACGCCAACGGCACCGTCGTCTGGTCCACCGGCACCGCCTCCAAATCCGTCGCGGGTATGAACATCTCTCAATCTGGAAACCTAGTTCTGTTCGATCAGAGCGGCGCGCCTGTGTGGCAATCTTTCGAACACCCAACGGACACGTTGGTACTAGGGCAGACGCTCCAGGAAGGGCAGAATCTTGATGCCAACGTCTCCATCACCAATTGGTCCAAGGGTCCGGTATACCTAACTGTCCTTTCCGATGGATTATATGCATTCACCGCTTCTACTCCTCCTCAAAACTACTATCAGTACACGCTTAATGGCAATAAATCTGCAAAAACCCCATCTTATGTGAAGTACACCAATGGCAGCCTCGATCTGTTCACACTGTTTGCTACTCCGGGCACGCCGGACATAAGAATCTCACTGCCTCCGGCCTCATCCTCCGTCCAATTTATGAGATTTGAGTCTGATGGTCATCTCAGAATTTTTGAGTGGAACCAAGGATGGCAGGTGACTGCTGATGTTTTGGGGTTGGATGTTTGTGCCTATCCGATGGTTTGTGGACAATATGGTATTTGTTTCAACGGGCAGTGCAGCTGCCCTGCTGGAGGAAGTGCTAGTTCAAGCTACTTCAAGCCGGTTGATGGCCGGAGAATTAGTCTCGGTTGCTCCCTTGTGACTCCTCTTTCCTGCCAATCCTTGCAAGATCACCATCTGTTAGCTGTTGATGATGTTTCTTACTTCACTTTCAGATACTCAGGAGCTGCAGCATTTGAGAATATAGATGAGGCGAGCTGCAAGCAGGCTTGTTTGAAGAATTGTTCATGCAAAGCAGCACTTTTTCAGTATGGGGGGGATGTTTCAAATGGAGATTGTTTCCTGCCAACACAACTCTTTTCGTTGCAGAATAACCAGCCTTCTTTGACTCATTTTAATTCATCAGCATACATCAAGGTTGAGGCTGCATCGAACGCATCTAATAATTCAATTGTTCCAAATTCACTATCACAAAACAAGGGGAGTTCTCGTGTTGGACTTATAATAGGGATCATTGTGGGTATAGTTGCTTTTGTGTTAGGTGGCCTTCGTTTGATGTATGTTCGAAGAAGGAGGAGGACTACAGAGGTGGAAGAGGATGATTTCCCAATAGTACCAGGAATGCCCACAAGGTTCTCATTTCACCATCTCAAAGAAGCTACAAATAACTTCTCCAAAAAGCTTGGTCAAGGAGGGTTTGGTTCTGTGTTTGAGGGAAACATAGGTGACCAAAAAGTGGCAGTGAAGCGCTTGGATGGAGTAGGCCAAGGGAAGAGAGAATTCTTAGCAGAAGTTGTGACGATCGGTAGCATTCATCACATCAATCTGGTAAAGTTAATTGGATTCTGCGCTGATAAGTCGAACAGGCTCCTAGTTTACGAGTACATGTCCAACGGATCACTTGATAAGTGGATATTCAGCAAGGACCAAAATCACACTCTTGATTGGCAAACTATATGCAAGATTATCACTGACATAGCCAAGGGTTTGTCTTATATTCATGAAGAATGTAGACAACGCATAGCTCATTTGGATATCAAGCCTCAAAACATCCTCTTGGACGACAAGTTTAATGCTAAGGTTTCTGATTTTGGATTAGCCAAGCTGATCGACAGAGATCAAGAGCAAGTAATGACTAGAATGAGAGGCACCCGTGGATATTTAGCACCTGAGTGGTTGACGTCAGTAATAACTGAGAAAGTCGATGTGTATAGCTTCGGTGTTGTGGTTGTCGAAATTGTCTGTGGAAGAAAAAATTTAGACTACTCTCAGCCTGAAGAGAGCATTCACCTAATTAGTTTACTACAAGAAACAATCAAAATGAACAAGCTGGAAGAGATAGTTAGTCATGACAACGATATGAAGCTTCACCTTGAAGAGGCCATTAAGATGATCAAATTAGCGGTATGGTGTTTACAGGTTGACAGCAGTAAAAGACCTTCCATGTCTACTGTTGTGAAGGTTTTGCAAGGTGCAGCAACTATAGAAACTGATTTGGATTATGACATTGTTACGACAGCTCATCTAATGAGAAAACAGCGAGATAATTACCTTTTGGATACTTCATCAACTCCATCAGCATCTCTTTTATCAGGTCCTCGATAA
- the LOC121999702 gene encoding ribosomal RNA small subunit methyltransferase H-like, translated as MWTAAVVGAVTVYWFVWVMGSAEVKGKRTVNLKMGSIMRDKVQDKYKQFWSFFLRSKEGIAAASDDDNVPAFVDTFYNLVTDIYEWGWGQSFHFSPSLPGRSHREATRIHEEPLADMRDGDLISQIPIRELRSGAKFDRDLYHRYADPVRDHVPVMLGEVLDAFRSLRLLSFVDCTLGAAGHSAAIVDAHPELELFVGMDMDASIHDQARAPIEKLLAMDSRGSKLKAYTHVRNFKYIKSVLGSVDENLLDVGVNDILMDLGISSMQVDDSTRGFSVQGDGPLDMRMNPQASLTAEEILNSWSAAEVGKVLREYGEESNWQFIQNQIVEAHEQGGLHTTDELVHLVRRASSKSGGMVFH; from the exons ATGTGGACGGCGGCGGTCGTCGGCGCTGTCACGGTCTACTGGTTCGTGTGGGTGATGGGCTCGGCGGAAGTGAAAGGCAAGCGGACAGTGAACCTTAAGATGGGATCGATCATGCGGGATAAGGTGCAGGACAAGTACAAGCAATTCTGGTCCTTCTTTCTCCGCTCCAAGGAGGGCATTGCCGCCGCGTCCGACGACGATAATGTCCCTGCCTTTGTCGACACCTTCTACAACCTCGTCACAGACATCTACGAGTGGGGATGGGGGCAGTCCTTCCACTTCTCGCCCTCACTTCCCGGCCGCTCCCACCGGGAAGCCACACGCATCCACGAGGAGCCCCTCGCTGATATGAGAGATGGGGATCTCATCTCTCAGATCCCCATCCGAG AATTGCGCTCCGGGGCGAAGTTCGACCGCGACCTCTACCATCGCTACGCAGACCCCGTCCGGGACCACGTCCCCGTCATGCTCGGCGAGGTGCTCGACGCATTCCGTTCCCTCCGCCTCCTCTCCTTCGTTGACTGTACCCTCGGCGCCGCCGGGCACTCTGCCGCT ATCGTAGATGCCCATCCGGAGTTGGAGTTGTTCGTGGGAATGGATATGGATGCTTCAATCCATGACCAGGCCCGGGCTCCGATAGAGAAGCTCTTGGCCATGGATTCGCGCGGCAGCAAGTTGAAAGCTTACACTCATGTCAGAAACTTCAAGTACATCAAGTCGGTGCTTGGCAGCGTCGATGAGAACCTGCTTGACGTTGGGGTGAACGACATCTTGATGGACCTTGGAATCTCATCCATGCAG GTGGATGACTCTACAAGGGGATTTAGTGTGCAAGGTGATGGACCTTTGGATATGCGCATGAATCCTCAG GCAAGTTTGACAGCTGAAGAGATATTGAATTCTTGGTCTGCTGCGGAAGTGGGAAAGGTACTACGTGAATATGGAGAAGAAAGCAATTGGCAATTTATTCAGAATCAAATTGTTGAAGCTCATGAACAAGGGGGATTGCATACTACAGATGAACTTGTGCATCTTGTGAGAAGAGCATCATCCAAGTCAGGAGGTATGGTTTTCCACTGA